A DNA window from Kitasatospora atroaurantiaca contains the following coding sequences:
- a CDS encoding SRPBCC family protein, with amino-acid sequence MTIDETAQRVIPLPPEQVAAYAMDWRHDHEWTQGIRTAELTREADGGGFGVGAEVTRTAYFLGKRIDYVLRVARHDPPTLLDMVSVAGPMPMHVTYSFTPDAGGTLARIQVQGDAGGYYRLAAPLMARKVRSSLTKDLRDLEHRLTPAP; translated from the coding sequence ATGACGATCGATGAGACGGCGCAGCGGGTGATCCCGCTCCCGCCCGAGCAGGTGGCCGCGTACGCCATGGACTGGCGCCACGACCACGAGTGGACGCAGGGCATTCGGACAGCGGAGCTCACCCGGGAGGCCGACGGCGGAGGCTTCGGCGTCGGTGCCGAGGTCACGCGCACCGCGTACTTCCTGGGCAAGCGGATCGACTACGTCCTACGGGTGGCCCGGCACGACCCGCCCACGCTGCTCGACATGGTGTCGGTGGCCGGTCCGATGCCGATGCACGTCACCTATTCCTTCACCCCGGACGCCGGCGGCACGCTCGCCCGGATCCAGGTGCAGGGCGACGCGGGCGGCTACTACCGGCTCGCCGCGCCCCTCATGGCGCGCAAGGTCCGCTCCTCCCTGACCAAGGACCTGCGCGACCTCGAACACAGGCTCACCCCAGCACCATGA
- a CDS encoding TIGR03086 family metal-binding protein: protein MHTAIQEFAAAFAETASAVRVEQLSDRTPCKKFTVAELLDHLAGVLPSSERAARKLPQPVAGDPAPATPAAVAGYAMSAAAAWADPAAYEGLTEFGPGEMPADFAAAITLQELALHGWDLATATGRRFTVGDDSAKAALAVVEQIAENARATDAYGEPVAVPADASAFDRALAASGRNPGWSA from the coding sequence ATGCATACCGCCATTCAGGAATTCGCTGCCGCCTTCGCCGAGACCGCCTCGGCCGTACGGGTCGAGCAGCTCTCCGACCGCACCCCGTGCAAGAAATTCACCGTCGCCGAGCTGCTGGACCACCTCGCCGGCGTCCTTCCGTCCTCCGAGCGCGCGGCCCGCAAGCTGCCGCAGCCGGTAGCCGGTGACCCCGCGCCGGCCACCCCGGCGGCCGTGGCCGGGTACGCGATGAGCGCGGCGGCCGCGTGGGCCGACCCGGCCGCGTACGAGGGCCTGACCGAGTTCGGCCCCGGTGAGATGCCCGCCGACTTCGCCGCCGCGATCACCCTCCAGGAGCTCGCCCTGCACGGCTGGGACCTGGCCACTGCCACAGGCCGGCGCTTCACCGTCGGCGACGACTCCGCGAAGGCCGCGCTCGCCGTCGTCGAGCAGATCGCGGAGAACGCCCGCGCCACCGACGCCTACGGCGAGCCCGTGGCCGTACCGGCCGATGCGAGCGCCTTTGACCGCGCGCTGGCCGCCAGCGGCAGGAATCCTGGCTGGAGCGCCTGA
- a CDS encoding SRPBCC family protein, giving the protein MSEIAFQVEIAADRKTVYEALNTHDGLTGWWTNGVDRKDEILLFDFPMVPEPFQLRRDEATESRVAWTSIGAFPPHWSDTTITWELSDSPELDGGTRMLFHHRGWQDGDPGLPPAAYTWGQLMTRLKEYAETGVPQPLFTL; this is encoded by the coding sequence ATGTCCGAAATCGCCTTCCAGGTCGAGATCGCGGCCGACCGCAAGACCGTCTACGAGGCCCTGAACACGCACGACGGCCTGACGGGGTGGTGGACAAACGGCGTCGACCGCAAGGACGAGATCCTCCTCTTCGACTTCCCCATGGTCCCCGAGCCCTTCCAACTGCGCCGCGACGAGGCCACCGAGAGTCGCGTCGCCTGGACCTCCATCGGGGCCTTCCCGCCCCACTGGTCCGACACCACGATCACCTGGGAGCTCTCCGACAGCCCGGAGCTGGACGGCGGCACCCGCATGCTCTTCCACCACCGGGGCTGGCAGGACGGCGACCCCGGCCTGCCGCCGGCCGCCTACACCTGGGGCCAGCTGATGACCCGACTCAAGGAGTACGCCGAAACCGGCGTGCCGCAGCCGCTGTTCACCCTCTGA
- a CDS encoding TfoX/Sxy family protein, with the protein MAIDEGLAQRIREQLGEVPGLTEKRMFGGLAFLMNGNMAVGVHNDELIVRIGPDDTDAALARPGVRLFDITGRPMRGWVLVDSSALTEDATLRDWIDRGRSFAATLPPK; encoded by the coding sequence ATGGCCATCGACGAAGGCCTTGCCCAGCGGATCCGCGAACAGCTGGGCGAGGTCCCCGGCCTCACCGAGAAACGCATGTTCGGAGGCCTGGCGTTCCTCATGAACGGCAACATGGCCGTCGGAGTCCACAACGACGAACTCATCGTCAGGATCGGCCCCGACGACACGGACGCGGCCCTGGCTCGCCCGGGCGTCCGCCTCTTCGACATCACCGGGCGCCCGATGCGCGGCTGGGTCCTCGTCGACTCCTCCGCCCTCACCGAGGACGCGACCCTCCGCGACTGGATCGACCGAGGCCGCAGCTTCGCGGCGACCCTGCCACCCAAGTAG